A single Kribbella aluminosa DNA region contains:
- a CDS encoding Dyp-type peroxidase, with the protein MVTEPDRETDALPQSVLMPLSGSAIFLVVQIEPDGEDRARDLLERLSGLVRSVGFRVPAGNLSCVTGVGSDAWDRLFGGPRPAELHPFVELKGKTHQAPSTPGDLLFHIRATHQDQCFELAAQIMNVLGGAATVVDEVHGFKYFEMRDLLGFVDGTENPTGAEARDAVLVGDEDPDFRGGSYVIVQKYLHDLKAWNSLTVEQQELAVGRSKLDDIEMDDAKKPGNAHIVLNVVEDEDGNELQILRDNMPFGTVGTQEFGTYFIGYAKTPAVTELMLRRMFIGVPEGNHDRLLDFSTAVTGGLFFTPPAEFLDDLPPAACRAS; encoded by the coding sequence GTGGTTACGGAACCGGATCGGGAGACGGACGCTTTGCCGCAGTCCGTACTGATGCCGTTGAGCGGCTCGGCCATCTTCCTCGTGGTGCAGATCGAGCCCGACGGCGAGGACCGCGCCCGGGATCTGCTCGAGCGCCTCAGCGGCCTGGTGCGCTCTGTCGGCTTCCGTGTACCGGCAGGCAACCTGTCCTGCGTCACGGGTGTCGGATCGGACGCCTGGGACCGGTTGTTCGGCGGACCCCGCCCCGCCGAGCTGCACCCGTTCGTCGAGCTCAAGGGCAAGACGCACCAGGCACCGTCGACGCCCGGCGACCTGCTGTTCCACATCCGGGCCACGCACCAGGACCAGTGCTTCGAGCTCGCCGCGCAGATCATGAACGTGCTCGGCGGCGCCGCCACGGTCGTCGACGAGGTGCACGGCTTCAAGTACTTCGAGATGCGCGACCTGCTCGGCTTCGTCGACGGCACCGAGAACCCGACGGGTGCCGAGGCCCGGGACGCCGTACTGGTCGGCGACGAGGACCCGGACTTCCGCGGCGGCAGCTACGTGATCGTGCAGAAGTACCTGCACGACCTGAAGGCGTGGAACTCGCTGACCGTCGAGCAGCAGGAGCTCGCGGTCGGCCGGAGCAAGCTCGACGACATCGAGATGGACGACGCCAAGAAGCCCGGCAACGCGCACATCGTGCTGAACGTGGTCGAGGACGAGGACGGCAACGAGCTGCAGATCCTGCGCGACAACATGCCGTTCGGCACCGTCGGCACGCAGGAGTTCGGCACCTACTTCATCGGCTACGCGAAGACGCCGGCGGTCACCGAGCTGATGCTGCGGCGGATGTTCATCGGAGTACCCGAGGGCAACCACGACCGGCTGCTCGACTTCTCCACCGCGGTCACCGGCGGCCTGTTCTTCACGCCGCCGGCGGAGTTCCTGGACGACCTTCCGCCGGCGGCTTGCCGAGCAAGTTGA
- a CDS encoding class I SAM-dependent methyltransferase: protein MTEDPDAVTRRIARAALDRDDPTGWFENLYAAAADGEAVVPWDRGTAHQLLADWIDESEPDGTGKTAVVVGAGTGWDAELIVDRGYDTTAFDISPSAIETAHRNHPASKTHYVVADLLNPPADWHHAFDLVVEIYTVQALPIPLQPDAIAHVTDLVAPGGTLLVIAAARPDDQPDTTLQGPPWPLTRATIHSFTTPDLHLIQLDQAPSPTDPTLHRWRAEYLRD from the coding sequence ATGACTGAGGACCCCGATGCTGTCACCCGGCGGATCGCCCGCGCGGCGCTCGACCGCGACGACCCGACCGGCTGGTTCGAGAACCTGTACGCCGCTGCGGCCGACGGCGAGGCGGTCGTGCCGTGGGACCGCGGTACGGCGCATCAACTGCTCGCGGACTGGATCGACGAGTCCGAGCCGGACGGCACCGGCAAGACCGCGGTGGTCGTCGGCGCCGGTACCGGCTGGGACGCCGAACTGATCGTCGACCGCGGCTACGACACGACCGCGTTCGACATCTCCCCCAGCGCGATCGAGACCGCCCACCGCAACCACCCGGCCTCGAAGACGCACTACGTCGTCGCCGACCTCCTCAACCCACCCGCCGACTGGCACCACGCGTTCGACCTGGTCGTCGAGATCTACACGGTCCAAGCCCTCCCGATTCCCCTGCAACCCGACGCCATCGCCCACGTCACCGACCTGGTAGCCCCCGGCGGCACCCTCCTGGTCATCGCCGCCGCCCGCCCCGACGACCAGCCAGACACCACCCTCCAAGGCCCACCCTGGCCCCTCACCCGCGCCACCATCCACTCCTTCACCACACCGGACCTCCATCTCATCCAACTCGACCAAGCCCCCAGCCCCACCGACCCCACCCTCCACCGCTGGCGCGCGGAGTACCTCCGCGACTGA
- a CDS encoding HAD family hydrolase: protein MTNVKIEAVLFDWGGTLATWHDISLHETWRAVTTVLDEANADELAARLVAAEGSVWRRSRDQHRSSTFDEVCALAEIVMTPDGLAEYERQWDPHTVLEPDAAETLQALRDGGLKLGVLSNTIWPRRRHEEIFARDGVLELFDGAVYTSEIAHTKPHPEAFLAAMRAVGVSDPSRCLFVGDRLFDDVWGAQNAGMRAAHLPHSAIPREQIGHTEGTPDATVQHLSDLPALIDSWNEAAA from the coding sequence GTGACGAACGTGAAGATCGAGGCCGTGCTGTTCGACTGGGGCGGCACGCTGGCAACCTGGCACGACATCTCCCTGCACGAGACCTGGCGGGCGGTGACCACCGTGCTCGACGAGGCGAACGCCGACGAGCTGGCGGCCCGGCTGGTCGCGGCCGAGGGCTCGGTCTGGCGGCGGTCCCGCGACCAGCATCGGAGCAGCACGTTCGACGAGGTGTGCGCGCTGGCGGAGATCGTGATGACGCCGGACGGCCTCGCGGAGTACGAGCGCCAGTGGGACCCGCACACGGTCCTCGAGCCGGACGCGGCCGAGACCCTGCAGGCACTGCGGGACGGTGGGCTGAAGCTCGGCGTCCTGTCGAACACGATCTGGCCGCGGCGGCGGCACGAGGAGATCTTCGCGCGGGACGGCGTGCTGGAGCTGTTCGACGGCGCTGTCTACACCAGCGAGATCGCGCACACCAAGCCGCACCCGGAGGCGTTCCTGGCGGCGATGCGGGCGGTCGGGGTGTCCGATCCGTCCCGGTGCCTGTTCGTCGGCGACCGGCTGTTCGACGACGTCTGGGGCGCGCAGAACGCCGGCATGCGCGCGGCCCACCTGCCGCACAGCGCGATCCCGCGCGAGCAGATCGGCCATACGGAAGGTACGCCGGACGCCACCGTCCAGCACCTGTCCGACCTGCCGGCCCTGATCGACAGCTGGAACGAGGCCGCCGCCTGA
- a CDS encoding ATP-dependent DNA ligase: MLLIKLVETSAALAGTRSRLQKAGFIAGLLSGATEPAEIEIIVTYLSGELRQRRTGVGWRTLTEAPAPAAESSLTVTEVDRAFAELAEMSGAGVQARRRAAVDALFERATEDEQRFLRLLVGGELRQGALDGVMADAVARATGIPLDKIRAAAMLRGATAPVAVAVLTEGEAGLAQFGLEVGRGVQPMLAQSATTVAEALEKTGTPAALEWKLDGIRIQAHRDGDRVVVYTRTLDDITARVPEVVTAVLALDAQQVVLDGELIALRADGRPEPFQVTGSRTATRAGTGPESVPLTPYFFDILHLDGQDLLGLDGATRHQWLSKLLPEERRIPRLVTSDAEAGQAFFDDAVRRGHEGVVVKSLTVPYEAGRRGSGWVKVKQTFTLDLLVLAAEWGHGRRKGWLSNLHLAARDETTGEFVMLGKTFKGLTDELLRWQTERFQELAVRRDDWVVHIRPEVVVEIAFDGVQTSPRYPAGMALRFARVIRYREDKRPADVDTVQTVRAIHTGPEPVVEIEERVDD, translated from the coding sequence ATGTTGCTGATCAAGCTGGTGGAGACCTCGGCGGCGCTGGCCGGGACCCGGTCGCGGCTGCAGAAGGCCGGGTTCATCGCCGGACTGCTGTCCGGGGCCACCGAGCCGGCCGAGATCGAGATCATCGTGACGTACCTGTCCGGCGAGCTGCGGCAACGGCGTACCGGGGTCGGCTGGCGGACGTTGACGGAGGCTCCCGCCCCGGCCGCGGAGTCCTCGTTGACCGTCACCGAGGTGGACCGGGCGTTCGCGGAGCTGGCCGAGATGTCGGGCGCCGGTGTGCAGGCGCGACGCCGGGCCGCGGTGGACGCGTTGTTCGAGCGTGCGACCGAGGACGAGCAGCGGTTCCTCCGGCTGCTCGTCGGCGGTGAGCTGCGACAGGGCGCGCTGGACGGCGTGATGGCCGACGCGGTCGCGCGGGCGACCGGCATTCCGCTGGACAAGATCCGGGCCGCGGCGATGCTGCGCGGAGCGACGGCCCCGGTCGCGGTCGCCGTACTGACGGAGGGCGAGGCGGGCCTTGCGCAGTTCGGGCTCGAGGTCGGGCGCGGGGTGCAGCCGATGCTCGCGCAGTCGGCGACCACGGTCGCGGAGGCGCTGGAGAAGACCGGTACGCCGGCAGCGCTCGAGTGGAAGCTCGACGGCATCCGGATCCAGGCGCACCGCGACGGCGATCGCGTAGTCGTCTACACGCGGACGCTGGACGACATCACCGCGCGGGTGCCCGAGGTGGTCACAGCCGTGCTGGCGCTGGACGCGCAGCAGGTCGTGCTGGACGGTGAGCTGATCGCGCTGCGGGCGGACGGGCGGCCGGAGCCGTTCCAGGTCACCGGGTCGCGCACGGCCACCCGTGCCGGGACGGGGCCGGAGAGCGTGCCGTTGACGCCGTACTTCTTCGACATCCTGCATCTCGACGGCCAGGATCTGCTCGGGCTCGACGGTGCGACCCGGCACCAGTGGCTCTCGAAGCTGCTGCCCGAGGAGCGCCGGATCCCGCGCCTCGTCACGTCCGACGCGGAGGCGGGGCAGGCGTTCTTCGACGACGCCGTACGGCGGGGGCACGAGGGTGTCGTGGTGAAATCGCTGACGGTTCCGTATGAGGCAGGTCGGCGCGGGTCGGGGTGGGTGAAGGTCAAGCAGACGTTCACCCTCGACCTGCTGGTGCTGGCCGCGGAGTGGGGGCACGGTCGGCGCAAGGGCTGGCTGTCGAACCTGCACCTCGCGGCGCGCGACGAGACCACGGGCGAGTTCGTGATGCTCGGGAAGACGTTCAAGGGGCTGACCGACGAGCTGCTGCGCTGGCAGACGGAGCGGTTCCAGGAGCTCGCCGTACGCCGGGACGACTGGGTCGTGCACATCCGGCCGGAAGTGGTGGTGGAGATCGCGTTCGACGGGGTGCAGACTTCACCGCGGTACCCGGCCGGGATGGCGCTGCGATTCGCCCGGGTGATCCGGTACCGCGAGGACAAGCGGCCGGCCGACGTGGACACCGTGCAGACCGTGCGGGCGATCCACACCGGCCCTGAACCTGTAGTCGAGATCGAGGAGCGCGTCGATGACTGA
- a CDS encoding helix-turn-helix domain-containing protein → MAGRSVVGPTALRMLLGSHLRELRERAGVTRTDAGWAIRASESKISRLELGRVGFKERDVSDLLTLYGVQDAPERDRLLELAREANDPGWWQRYGDVTPEWFDAYLGLEATAELIRTYEIQYVPGLLQTEEYARAVAQLDPGGGRSDAEIERIVALRSRRQRVLDREPPLRLWAVIEESVLRRPIGGVDVLRRQLGALREAIARPNVTVQIVPLENSGHPATAGAFTLLRFPQRDLPDLVYVEHLTSALYLDKRDDVEAYTQALELLASTSPPPQKTEQTITRLLDRLN, encoded by the coding sequence ATGGCGGGGCGAAGTGTGGTGGGGCCTACTGCGCTGCGGATGCTGCTCGGGAGTCATCTGCGGGAGTTGCGTGAGCGGGCCGGTGTCACGCGGACGGATGCCGGGTGGGCTATCCGGGCGTCGGAGTCGAAGATCAGTCGGCTGGAGTTGGGGCGGGTCGGGTTCAAGGAGCGGGACGTCTCGGACCTGTTGACGTTGTACGGCGTGCAGGATGCGCCGGAGCGGGACCGGTTGCTGGAGCTGGCGCGGGAGGCGAACGATCCGGGGTGGTGGCAGCGGTACGGCGATGTCACGCCGGAGTGGTTCGATGCGTACCTGGGGCTGGAGGCGACGGCGGAGCTGATCCGGACGTACGAGATCCAGTACGTCCCAGGCCTCCTGCAGACCGAGGAGTACGCGCGGGCCGTGGCGCAGCTCGATCCGGGCGGTGGCCGGAGCGACGCCGAGATCGAGCGGATCGTCGCACTCCGGTCCCGGCGGCAGCGCGTGCTCGACCGGGAGCCGCCGTTGCGGTTGTGGGCGGTGATCGAGGAGTCCGTCCTGCGGCGGCCGATCGGCGGCGTCGATGTCCTGCGCCGACAGCTCGGCGCACTCCGCGAGGCGATCGCCCGGCCGAACGTCACCGTCCAGATCGTCCCCCTGGAGAACTCCGGCCACCCAGCCACGGCGGGCGCGTTCACCCTGCTCCGGTTCCCGCAGCGCGACCTGCCCGACCTCGTGTACGTCGAGCACCTGACCAGCGCGCTCTACCTGGACAAACGCGACGACGTCGAGGCATACACGCAGGCGTTGGAGTTGCTCGCCTCAACCAGTCCCCCGCCCCAGAAGACCGAGCAAACCATCACCCGGCTACTGGATCGCCTCAACTAG
- a CDS encoding S9 family peptidase: MAESSSVTPPVAARKPVERTHHGDTFVDEYEWLRDKSDDEVLGYLRAENAYTEARTAHQESLREAIFKEISDRTLQTDLSVPARRGGYWYYSRTIEGQQYALHCRVKVDGDQPPATDGEIAGEEVMLDGNEVAGDSEFFSLGTIDVSPDGRLLAYSVDVKGDERFTLRIKDLSTGELLPDELPDVHYGSAWSADNSTLFYTKVDDAWRPYQVWRHTLGRTDDVLVMEEPDERFWVGVDLTRNEQAIMIALGSKLTSEVWLLDAQDPAGEPVVVAPRREGVEYDVEHAGDQLLITHNADAANFSLASAPLDSPGDWTTLIEGDETSRLLGADAFADHVILYRRRDALTELAIMRRTGDSFGDPEALEFDEPIYTVSPGRNDEWQDTRYRFGYTSLVTPGSTYDVDVATGERRLLKQQPVLGGVDLSDYTQYREWATAPDGTKVPISMVARKEVAKDGNAPVVLYGYGSYESSMDPWFSIPRLSLLDRGVVFAIAHVRGGGELGRHWYDDGKMLTKRNTFTDFVAAAEHLVQAGWTKPERLVAQGGSAGGLLMGAVANLAPEAFAGIVAEVPFVDALTSILDPSLPLTVIEWEEWGNPLADPEVYAYMKSYSPYENVTAQHYPAILAITSLNDTRVLYVEPAKWVAKLRATATGDSDVLLKTEMEAGHGGRSGRYDAWREVAFALAWELDTLGLG; encoded by the coding sequence ATGGCTGAGTCTTCTTCTGTTACGCCGCCGGTTGCTGCCCGGAAACCGGTCGAGCGGACGCACCACGGCGACACGTTCGTCGACGAGTACGAGTGGCTGCGGGACAAGTCCGACGACGAGGTCCTGGGGTACCTGCGGGCCGAGAACGCGTACACCGAGGCGCGCACCGCACACCAGGAATCGTTGCGTGAGGCAATCTTCAAGGAGATCTCCGACCGCACGCTGCAGACCGACCTGAGCGTGCCGGCCCGGCGCGGCGGGTACTGGTACTACTCGCGCACGATCGAGGGACAGCAGTACGCGCTGCACTGCCGGGTGAAGGTCGACGGCGACCAGCCGCCCGCGACCGACGGCGAGATCGCCGGCGAAGAGGTGATGCTGGACGGCAACGAGGTCGCGGGCGACTCCGAGTTCTTCTCGCTCGGCACCATCGACGTCTCCCCCGACGGCCGGCTGCTGGCGTACTCCGTCGACGTCAAGGGCGACGAGCGGTTCACGCTGCGGATCAAGGACCTGAGCACCGGCGAGCTGCTGCCGGACGAGCTGCCCGACGTGCACTACGGCTCCGCGTGGTCCGCCGACAACTCGACGCTCTTCTACACCAAGGTCGACGACGCCTGGCGCCCGTACCAGGTCTGGCGGCACACCCTGGGTAGGACGGACGACGTCCTGGTCATGGAGGAGCCCGACGAGCGGTTCTGGGTCGGCGTCGACCTGACCCGCAACGAGCAGGCGATCATGATCGCGCTCGGCAGCAAGCTGACCAGCGAGGTCTGGCTGCTCGACGCCCAGGACCCGGCCGGCGAGCCGGTCGTCGTGGCGCCGCGCCGCGAGGGCGTCGAGTACGACGTGGAGCACGCCGGCGACCAGCTGCTGATCACCCACAACGCCGACGCCGCGAACTTCTCCCTCGCCTCCGCGCCACTCGACTCCCCCGGCGACTGGACGACGCTGATCGAGGGCGACGAGACCAGCCGGCTGCTCGGCGCGGACGCGTTCGCCGACCACGTCATCCTCTACCGCCGCCGCGACGCGCTCACCGAGCTGGCGATCATGAGGCGGACCGGCGACAGCTTCGGTGACCCGGAGGCGCTGGAGTTCGACGAGCCGATCTACACGGTATCGCCGGGCCGCAACGACGAATGGCAGGACACCCGGTACCGGTTCGGCTACACGTCCCTCGTGACGCCCGGTTCGACGTACGACGTGGACGTGGCGACGGGTGAACGGCGACTGCTGAAGCAGCAGCCGGTGCTCGGCGGCGTCGACCTCAGCGACTACACGCAGTACCGCGAGTGGGCGACCGCGCCGGACGGGACCAAGGTGCCGATCTCGATGGTCGCGCGCAAGGAGGTCGCCAAGGACGGGAACGCGCCGGTCGTGCTCTACGGGTACGGCTCGTACGAGAGCTCGATGGACCCCTGGTTCTCGATCCCGCGGCTGTCGTTGCTGGACCGTGGCGTGGTGTTCGCGATCGCCCACGTGCGCGGCGGCGGCGAGCTCGGCCGGCACTGGTACGACGACGGCAAGATGCTCACCAAGCGGAACACCTTCACCGACTTCGTCGCGGCCGCCGAGCACCTGGTGCAGGCCGGCTGGACGAAGCCGGAGCGGCTCGTCGCGCAGGGCGGCAGCGCCGGCGGCCTGCTGATGGGCGCGGTCGCGAACCTGGCCCCGGAAGCGTTCGCCGGAATCGTCGCCGAGGTCCCGTTCGTGGACGCGCTGACGTCGATTCTGGACCCGTCGCTTCCGCTCACCGTGATCGAGTGGGAGGAATGGGGCAATCCGCTCGCGGACCCCGAGGTGTATGCGTACATGAAGTCCTACTCGCCGTACGAAAACGTCACCGCGCAGCACTATCCGGCGATCCTGGCGATCACCAGCCTGAACGACACCCGGGTGTTGTACGTCGAGCCGGCGAAGTGGGTGGCGAAACTCCGGGCCACCGCGACCGGTGATTCCGACGTACTGCTGAAGACCGAGATGGAGGCCGGGCACGGCGGCCGCAGCGGGCGGTACGACGCCTGGCGAGAGGTCGCGTTCGCGCTCGCCTGGGAACTGGACACCCTCGGCCTGGGCTGA
- the ctaD gene encoding aa3-type cytochrome oxidase subunit I has protein sequence MASVSGHAGVTERTGSAAAGVGRRPLGLVIGRVLSTTDHKVIGQLYLVTSFAFFLIGGVMALVIRAELAEPGLQFVNEETYNQLFTMHGTIMLLLFATPLFVGFANVIMPLQIGSPDVAFPRLNMFSYWLFLFGGLITISGFFTPGGAADFGWTAYSPLSNGVRSPSVGGDLWTMGLWMAGLGTILGGVNFVTTIVTMRAPGMTMFRMPIFTWNILVTSILVLIAFPIFAAALLVLEADRRLGAHVFDAANGGAILWEHLFWFFGHPEVYIIALPFFGIVTEVLPVFSRKPIFGYYGLVAATMGIGALSIAVWAHHMFTTGAVALPFFSFMTFLIAVPTGVKFFNWIGTMWGGSVSFDTPMLWAVGFLATFLLGGLTGVILAAPALDYQLQDSYFVVAHFHYVVFGTVVFAMFSGFYFWWPKMTGRMLDEKLGKLHFWLLFIGFHTTFLVQHWLGVEGMPRRYADYKASDGFTTLNQVSSVGAFILGASMLPFFYNIYKSRRSPRVQVDDPWGWGRSLEWATSCPPPRHNFESLPRIRSESPAFDLHHPELAPHVHREVL, from the coding sequence ATGGCCAGCGTCAGCGGGCATGCCGGGGTCACCGAGCGCACCGGATCGGCTGCGGCTGGGGTTGGGCGGCGGCCACTGGGGCTGGTGATCGGCCGGGTGCTCTCGACGACCGACCACAAGGTGATCGGCCAGCTGTACCTCGTCACGTCGTTCGCGTTCTTCCTGATCGGCGGCGTGATGGCGCTGGTGATCCGCGCCGAGCTGGCCGAGCCGGGGCTGCAGTTCGTCAACGAGGAGACGTACAACCAGCTGTTCACGATGCACGGCACGATCATGCTGCTGCTGTTCGCGACGCCGCTGTTCGTTGGCTTCGCCAACGTGATCATGCCGCTGCAGATCGGGTCGCCGGACGTCGCGTTCCCGCGGCTGAACATGTTCAGCTATTGGCTGTTCCTGTTCGGCGGGCTGATCACGATCAGCGGGTTCTTCACGCCGGGCGGCGCCGCCGACTTCGGCTGGACGGCGTACTCGCCGCTGTCCAACGGGGTGCGCTCGCCGAGCGTCGGCGGTGACCTGTGGACGATGGGCCTGTGGATGGCCGGCCTCGGGACGATCCTCGGCGGCGTCAACTTCGTCACCACGATCGTCACGATGCGCGCGCCGGGGATGACGATGTTCCGGATGCCGATCTTCACCTGGAACATCCTGGTGACATCGATCCTGGTGCTGATCGCGTTCCCGATTTTCGCGGCGGCGCTGCTGGTGCTGGAGGCGGACCGGAGGCTCGGCGCGCACGTCTTCGACGCGGCCAACGGTGGGGCGATCCTTTGGGAGCACCTGTTCTGGTTCTTCGGGCATCCCGAGGTATACATCATCGCGCTGCCGTTCTTCGGGATCGTCACCGAAGTACTGCCGGTGTTCAGCCGGAAACCGATCTTCGGGTACTACGGACTGGTCGCCGCGACGATGGGGATCGGGGCGTTGTCGATCGCGGTGTGGGCGCATCACATGTTCACCACCGGGGCGGTGGCGCTGCCGTTCTTCTCGTTCATGACGTTCCTGATCGCGGTGCCGACAGGGGTGAAGTTCTTCAACTGGATCGGCACGATGTGGGGCGGGTCGGTGTCGTTCGACACGCCGATGCTGTGGGCCGTCGGCTTCCTCGCCACGTTCCTGCTGGGCGGGCTGACCGGCGTGATTCTTGCGGCGCCGGCGCTCGACTACCAGTTGCAGGATTCGTACTTCGTGGTCGCGCACTTCCACTATGTCGTGTTCGGGACTGTGGTGTTCGCGATGTTCTCGGGGTTCTACTTCTGGTGGCCGAAGATGACCGGGCGGATGCTCGACGAGAAGCTCGGCAAGCTGCACTTCTGGTTGCTGTTCATCGGCTTCCACACGACGTTCCTGGTGCAGCACTGGCTGGGTGTCGAGGGCATGCCGCGCCGGTACGCCGACTACAAGGCGAGCGACGGGTTCACGACGTTGAACCAGGTGTCGAGTGTCGGAGCGTTCATCCTGGGCGCGTCGATGCTGCCGTTCTTCTACAACATCTATAAGTCGCGTCGTAGTCCGCGGGTGCAGGTAGACGATCCGTGGGGCTGGGGCCGCTCGCTCGAGTGGGCGACGAGCTGCCCGCCACCGCGGCACAACTTCGAGTCTCTGCCGCGGATCCGGTCGGAGTCGCCGGCATTCGACCTGCACCATCCCGAGCTTGCACCACATGTCCACCGGGAAGTGCTTTAG
- a CDS encoding CPBP family intramembrane glutamic endopeptidase has protein sequence MDPQQPGPSPQPGPYSQPGQYPPPPPHPGTPGPYGQPGPQQPPGQYPQPYPQPYPQTYPQTGGQQPAPYAHPYGQPGLPYAYREPRIVPAPAGTPYHRLARTSKHTWWRPVLGSVLLAAMAFCVMMFVVVAWVIVHELVAGPFGTPQGADIFPSATENLALSLVLLAVLTPLVGLAAWIVQRRPFWSVASVLNRIRWRWLLWCCLPALGYVVLSYLMGLLVDAVFPPQDAIGSEGGAWIGLGAFVGPALLILVLVPFQSTAEEFVFRGWVIQAVGAYGPDSAEGRAPWLRRLFRSPWPGIVIGAAAFVSAHGYSGWAMADVFLFAVTVGWLTVRTGGLESGIALHATNNLVAFLLPLAMGHGSEWNQQGGAPWTLLASDVICLGAYAFAVTWLARRRELGRLS, from the coding sequence ATGGACCCGCAACAGCCCGGGCCGTCTCCGCAACCGGGCCCATACTCCCAGCCGGGGCAGTACCCACCGCCGCCGCCCCACCCCGGCACGCCTGGGCCGTATGGCCAGCCAGGTCCACAGCAGCCGCCCGGCCAGTATCCGCAGCCATATCCGCAGCCGTATCCGCAGACGTATCCGCAGACCGGGGGGCAGCAGCCGGCGCCGTACGCGCACCCCTATGGTCAGCCCGGCCTGCCGTACGCCTACCGGGAGCCGCGCATCGTCCCGGCACCGGCCGGAACGCCGTACCACCGGCTGGCCCGGACATCGAAGCACACCTGGTGGCGCCCGGTCCTCGGCTCGGTGCTGCTCGCCGCGATGGCGTTCTGCGTGATGATGTTCGTGGTGGTCGCCTGGGTGATCGTGCACGAGCTGGTGGCCGGCCCGTTCGGCACGCCGCAGGGCGCGGACATCTTCCCGAGCGCCACCGAGAACCTGGCGCTCTCGCTGGTACTGCTCGCGGTCCTGACACCGCTCGTCGGCCTGGCCGCGTGGATCGTGCAGCGGCGGCCGTTCTGGAGCGTCGCCTCGGTACTGAACAGGATCCGCTGGCGCTGGCTGCTCTGGTGCTGCCTGCCGGCGCTGGGGTACGTCGTGCTGTCGTACCTGATGGGCCTGCTCGTCGACGCGGTGTTCCCGCCGCAGGACGCGATCGGCAGTGAAGGCGGTGCGTGGATCGGCCTCGGGGCGTTCGTCGGACCGGCGCTGCTGATCCTGGTGCTGGTGCCGTTCCAGTCGACGGCGGAGGAGTTCGTGTTCCGCGGCTGGGTGATCCAGGCGGTCGGGGCGTACGGGCCGGACAGCGCGGAGGGACGGGCGCCGTGGTTGCGCCGGCTGTTCCGGTCGCCGTGGCCGGGGATCGTGATCGGTGCCGCCGCGTTCGTGTCGGCGCACGGGTACAGCGGCTGGGCGATGGCCGACGTCTTCCTGTTCGCGGTGACGGTCGGCTGGCTGACGGTACGGACCGGGGGACTGGAGTCCGGGATCGCGCTGCACGCGACGAACAACCTGGTCGCGTTCTTGTTGCCGTTGGCAATGGGTCACGGCAGCGAGTGGAACCAGCAGGGCGGCGCGCCGTGGACGCTGCTCGCGTCCGACGTGATCTGCCTCGGGGCGTACGCGTTCGCGGTCACCTGGCTGGCGCGGCGGCGCGAGCTCGGCCGCCTGAGCTGA
- a CDS encoding sigma-70 family RNA polymerase sigma factor, with protein MARMTRVRVTDDGIDGKDSVGLYLEEIARTPLLTAEEEVELAETVEAGLLAEQLLAEGRVGRKKGGAPKYATEEELEWLAEEGRRAQQRFVTANLRLVVSIARRYGRSQMPLLDLVQEGNTGLIRAVEKFDYRKGFKFSTYATWWVRQAITRGIAQQARVVRLPVHVVEQLNQIGSARRTLERKLGREPEIAEIAAELGLDPERVTELIRIGRDHISLNSPVDDEGETSLGDLIAAETAPGPDQLVADASDRSGLFSLVDQLDPRSADVIRRRYGLHDGRQAKLADIGAVHGISAERVRQIEREALGRLRLMADPTLAA; from the coding sequence GTGGCTCGCATGACTCGTGTCCGGGTGACGGACGACGGTATCGACGGCAAGGACAGCGTAGGTCTCTACCTGGAAGAGATCGCGCGCACTCCGCTGCTGACGGCTGAGGAAGAGGTCGAGCTCGCTGAGACGGTCGAGGCAGGACTCCTGGCGGAGCAACTGCTGGCCGAGGGGCGGGTTGGACGGAAGAAGGGCGGAGCGCCCAAATATGCGACGGAGGAAGAGCTGGAGTGGCTGGCCGAAGAGGGCCGGCGCGCACAGCAGCGGTTCGTGACCGCGAATCTCCGGCTCGTGGTGTCGATCGCGCGCCGCTACGGGCGGTCCCAGATGCCGCTGCTGGACCTGGTCCAGGAGGGCAACACGGGGCTGATCCGGGCGGTGGAGAAGTTCGACTACCGGAAGGGATTCAAGTTCTCGACGTACGCGACCTGGTGGGTGCGGCAGGCGATCACCCGCGGTATCGCGCAGCAGGCCCGGGTGGTCCGGCTGCCGGTGCACGTGGTGGAGCAGCTGAACCAGATCGGGTCGGCACGGCGGACGCTGGAGCGCAAGCTCGGGCGGGAGCCGGAGATCGCCGAGATCGCGGCGGAGCTGGGCCTGGACCCGGAGCGGGTCACCGAACTGATCCGCATCGGCCGGGACCACATCAGCCTGAACAGCCCGGTCGACGACGAGGGTGAGACCTCGCTGGGTGACCTGATCGCGGCCGAGACCGCGCCGGGTCCGGACCAGCTGGTCGCCGATGCGTCGGACCGCTCGGGCCTGTTCAGCCTGGTCGACCAGCTCGACCCGCGGTCGGCGGACGTGATCCGGCGACGGTACGGTCTGCACGATGGCCGCCAGGCCAAGCTGGCCGACATCGGCGCGGTGCACGGCATCTCGGCGGAGCGGGTTCGCCAGATCGAGCGCGAGGCGCTGGGCCGCCTCCGCCTGATGGCAGATCCGACCCTGGCGGCGTAA